A genomic region of Deltaproteobacteria bacterium contains the following coding sequences:
- a CDS encoding outer membrane beta-barrel protein, with product MVRAKGIWATCAAVFSIFTLFSYGAAGNLHVGPLRIHPYATVSAAHTDNVYLTRADRVSDTFFLISPGVELLLPMKKNALSFNYTADSYNYREEKKADRTVHNATGTLSLNQWKRLKVQARDGFTRGADRPYFKGDQTHPFTWNSPGLSVDYDLNRWLGVGAAYTGETKKYDRSLDQIDDYKGTELTGSLYLKMLPKTSLVASYGYRTRSYDNRESEDSYSNRIEGGITWEIAAKSTGTARVGYMRTDYHRLSRSDSAFSYLISITHRLRPKTTLSVEGVRRILDTSRADRNLAFGSGYVSTQIRATLSHRYRKLTGRLKVGYIHDEYLHDDSGLGKKRKDDLYTGELSVDHALRRWLRLGGAYRYTRLNSNFPAEEYGENTIMIYVSLIL from the coding sequence ATGGTCAGGGCAAAGGGAATATGGGCAACCTGTGCCGCGGTTTTCTCCATCTTTACTCTGTTTTCCTACGGGGCCGCCGGTAACCTTCATGTGGGGCCGCTCAGGATCCACCCCTATGCTACGGTCTCTGCGGCGCATACTGACAACGTATACCTTACAAGAGCCGATAGAGTGAGCGACACCTTTTTCCTGATTTCTCCGGGTGTCGAGCTGCTTTTGCCCATGAAGAAAAACGCCCTTAGCTTCAACTATACCGCTGACAGCTACAACTATAGAGAAGAGAAAAAGGCAGATCGGACGGTTCACAATGCCACGGGGACCCTCAGCCTGAATCAGTGGAAAAGGCTGAAGGTCCAGGCAAGGGACGGGTTTACCCGCGGGGCCGATCGACCGTACTTCAAAGGGGACCAAACCCATCCCTTTACGTGGAACAGTCCGGGCCTGAGTGTCGACTACGATCTCAACAGATGGCTCGGCGTGGGAGCGGCTTACACGGGCGAAACAAAGAAGTACGACCGTTCATTGGATCAGATCGATGATTACAAAGGGACCGAGCTGACAGGGAGTCTCTATCTCAAGATGCTTCCGAAGACGTCTCTGGTGGCGTCTTACGGATATCGAACCCGCAGCTACGACAACCGCGAGTCGGAGGACAGCTACTCCAACAGAATCGAGGGAGGAATAACCTGGGAAATCGCTGCCAAGAGCACGGGAACGGCCCGGGTGGGGTATATGCGGACAGACTACCACAGGCTCAGCAGGAGCGACAGTGCCTTCTCCTATCTTATCAGTATTACTCATCGGTTGCGGCCAAAGACCACCCTGTCGGTCGAGGGGGTCCGGCGCATCCTCGACACCAGCCGGGCCGACAGGAATCTCGCCTTCGGCAGCGGTTACGTTTCCACTCAGATCAGGGCAACCCTCTCCCACCGCTACCGGAAGCTCACCGGAAGGCTTAAGGTGGGTTACATCCATGACGAATATCTTCACGACGATAGCGGCTTGGGAAAGAAGAGAAAAGACGATCTCTACACAGGAGAGCTCTCCGTCGACCATGCCCTGCGCAGATGGTTGAGGCTTGGCGGAGCCTATCGGTACACTCGACTTAATTCCAACTTCCCAGCAGAGGAATACGGTGAGAACACTATCATGATCTACGTCTCCCTTATCCTCTAG
- a CDS encoding polysaccharide biosynthesis/export family protein — translation MGFRNTVWILIFSLVLAALLPARRCRPEADYTIGPGDVLAIRVWGNDDLTRDVVVSPDGSFCFPLVGEVQARGRSSDEVGRILSRRLADGYLVDPQVEVSVKEYRSKKVYVLGEVVRPGAYPLESRASIIEIISKAGGLGENAGDMVEIIRARKDWKKNKPLRPDEEGVGQVIQVDLRGLLAGKLTGQDLEIRDGDTIFVPQGQVFYIFGQVDQPGKYRWEKELTVLKAVIIAGGFTDIASKRRIKIRRKDPQGEKKIRARLDTPVEPGDTVIVPESFF, via the coding sequence ATGGGGTTTAGGAACACGGTTTGGATTCTCATATTCTCTCTGGTTCTTGCGGCCCTCCTCCCGGCCCGCCGGTGCAGGCCGGAGGCCGACTACACCATCGGGCCGGGTGACGTCCTGGCAATCAGGGTGTGGGGCAACGATGACCTGACCAGGGATGTAGTGGTATCACCAGACGGGAGCTTCTGCTTCCCTCTGGTAGGAGAGGTGCAGGCACGGGGACGCTCCTCGGACGAGGTGGGTAGAATCCTTTCCCGGAGGCTGGCCGACGGGTACCTCGTCGATCCTCAGGTCGAGGTATCGGTAAAGGAATACAGGAGCAAGAAGGTATACGTTCTCGGGGAGGTAGTCAGGCCGGGGGCATATCCGCTCGAAAGCCGGGCCTCTATCATCGAAATCATCTCGAAGGCCGGAGGCCTCGGTGAGAATGCGGGAGATATGGTCGAGATTATCCGTGCCCGGAAAGACTGGAAAAAGAACAAGCCCCTCAGGCCGGATGAGGAAGGTGTAGGGCAGGTAATCCAGGTTGACCTCCGGGGGCTTCTTGCGGGTAAGCTCACCGGACAGGATCTGGAAATCAGGGACGGAGACACGATTTTCGTTCCCCAAGGGCAGGTTTTCTACATTTTCGGGCAGGTGGACCAGCCGGGAAAGTACCGGTGGGAAAAGGAACTCACGGTCCTCAAGGCCGTGATCATTGCCGGAGGATTCACGGACATCGCCTCCAAGAGGAGAATCAAGATCCGCAGGAAAGACCCCCAAGGAGAGAAGAAGATCCGCGCACGGCTGGACACCCCGGTGGAGCCCGGGGATACCGTCATCGTTCCGGAGAGCTTCTTCTGA
- a CDS encoding YggS family pyridoxal phosphate-dependent enzyme: protein MSLIRENVLRVKEAIDKAAQRVGRNPAEVRLVGASKTVDVERIKAAIEAGVTIFGENYVQEAARKIEALAGQGVSWHLIGHLQKNKARHAVRLFDMIHSVDSVSLAEELEKRARLAGRRLEVLVEVNLSGETTKWGVREEEVIPLIGEISRLPNLSFKGLMTMPPFFDDPEDSRPYFVRLRTLGERIVSEKIHTGPLDLSMGMSNDFAVAVEEGATLVRVGTAIFGPRPLK, encoded by the coding sequence ATGAGTCTGATTAGGGAGAACGTCCTGAGAGTCAAAGAGGCCATAGACAAAGCGGCGCAACGGGTGGGACGCAATCCAGCCGAGGTGCGCCTGGTGGGTGCCTCAAAGACCGTCGACGTGGAGAGGATCAAGGCGGCCATCGAAGCGGGCGTCACCATCTTCGGAGAAAACTATGTCCAAGAGGCGGCAAGAAAGATTGAAGCCCTGGCCGGACAGGGGGTCTCGTGGCATCTCATCGGGCATCTCCAGAAGAACAAGGCCAGGCACGCCGTGAGACTCTTCGACATGATCCACTCCGTGGATTCCGTCAGCCTGGCTGAGGAACTCGAAAAAAGGGCCCGCCTTGCAGGCCGGAGACTCGAGGTGCTCGTGGAGGTCAATCTCTCAGGTGAGACCACCAAGTGGGGAGTGAGAGAAGAGGAGGTAATCCCTCTAATCGGGGAGATCAGCAGGCTCCCGAATCTCTCTTTCAAGGGATTGATGACCATGCCTCCTTTCTTCGACGATCCTGAAGATTCACGGCCATACTTTGTCCGGCTCAGAACCCTCGGAGAGAGGATCGTGTCGGAAAAGATCCACACGGGCCCCCTGGACTTGTCCATGGGGATGTCAAACGACTTCGCAGTGGCCGTTGAGGAGGGGGCGACATTGGTCCGAGTGGGGACGGCCATCTTCGGTCCGAGGCCGTTGAAATGA
- the rfaE2 gene encoding D-glycero-beta-D-manno-heptose 1-phosphate adenylyltransferase, which produces MRDKIKSEAELAEVIDRHRAAGRKVVFTNGCFDLLHVGHVRYLEKARSLGDILVVAVNSDRSAARLKGPSRPINGEQDRAEVVAALACVDYVTVFDEIDPHRIISLLRPHVLVKGGDWTRETTIGREIVEEAGGEVVIVPYVEGISTTGLIDRIVRSRGGALRRSSPER; this is translated from the coding sequence ATGAGAGACAAGATCAAGAGTGAGGCGGAGCTCGCGGAGGTTATCGATCGGCACAGGGCTGCCGGGAGGAAGGTGGTCTTCACCAACGGCTGCTTCGATCTTCTCCATGTGGGGCATGTCCGGTACTTGGAGAAAGCAAGATCCCTTGGAGACATCCTGGTAGTGGCCGTTAACAGCGATCGCTCGGCTGCTCGGCTGAAAGGCCCTTCCCGCCCTATCAACGGCGAGCAGGACAGGGCTGAGGTGGTCGCGGCTTTGGCCTGCGTGGACTACGTGACCGTCTTTGACGAGATCGATCCCCACAGGATCATATCCCTTTTGAGACCCCACGTGCTGGTAAAGGGAGGGGATTGGACAAGGGAGACCACCATAGGAAGAGAGATCGTAGAGGAGGCCGGAGGTGAGGTGGTTATCGTTCCCTATGTGGAAGGCATATCGACAACGGGTCTCATCGACCGGATAGTCAGAAGCCGTGGAGGCGCCCTCAGAAGAAGCTCTCCGGAACGATGA
- a CDS encoding fumarylacetoacetate hydrolase family protein, whose product MRLIRYRHGNRISYGLFKGEDVFCLAGDVFGEFREGQRVAPLDGVTLLSPVPPSKIVAVGLNYRDHAEEVGARIPEEPLIFLKPSTAVIGPGEPIIYPPMSSQVDYEGELGVVVRRRAARISPDEAGNFILGYTCINDVTARDLQKKDRQWTRAKGFDTFAPLGPWIETDLDPRSLKLETFLNGELKQSSNTANLIFDCHQLVSFVSHVMTLMPGDVIATGTPSGIGPMSVGDRVDVVIEGIGTLTNTVTKQHDTPTG is encoded by the coding sequence ATGAGATTGATTCGCTACCGCCATGGAAATCGGATCTCTTACGGCCTGTTCAAGGGCGAAGATGTCTTCTGCCTTGCAGGAGACGTTTTCGGAGAGTTCAGAGAGGGCCAGAGGGTCGCCCCTCTTGACGGGGTCACCCTCCTCTCCCCTGTACCGCCCAGCAAGATCGTGGCCGTGGGGTTGAACTACCGGGATCACGCCGAGGAGGTGGGGGCCAGGATACCCGAAGAACCCCTGATCTTCCTGAAACCCTCGACCGCCGTCATCGGCCCCGGAGAGCCGATCATCTATCCCCCTATGAGCTCTCAGGTCGATTACGAGGGAGAACTCGGCGTGGTGGTGAGGAGGCGGGCTGCCCGCATCTCGCCGGATGAAGCCGGGAATTTCATCCTCGGATACACGTGCATCAACGACGTTACAGCCCGGGATCTCCAGAAGAAGGACCGCCAGTGGACAAGGGCCAAGGGCTTCGATACCTTTGCCCCTTTGGGACCCTGGATCGAAACGGATCTCGATCCACGCAGCCTCAAGTTGGAAACCTTTCTGAACGGGGAACTCAAACAGTCCTCTAACACCGCGAACCTCATCTTCGACTGCCACCAACTGGTCAGCTTCGTTTCGCACGTCATGACCCTCATGCCGGGCGATGTCATCGCAACGGGCACCCCTTCCGGGATCGGCCCCATGTCGGTAGGAGACAGGGTGGATGTAGTCATCGAGGGGATAGGGACGCTGACAAACACGGTTACAAAGCAGCACGATACGCCGACCGGCTGA
- a CDS encoding HD domain-containing protein: MKGVYVGEMVEDQAIDGVFLVSEKRMAETRSGAPYLRLRLSDRTGEIEGRVWEQAFETAKAFERDDFVRVKGRVSRYQDTLQISIRHIQRLCGTSVDPSDFLPRSNRDIEGMWDELRTVARGVENRDLRELLDAFFGDPEFASSFKRAPAAKKLHHVYIGGLLEHTLNLCRLALAVSEIYEGLNRDVLIAGAILHDIGKVQELTSERSFDYSDQGRLLGHLVIGVEMLDEKIAGLESFSEELALILKHMILSHHGQYAWGSPKRPKTLEAIVLHHLDDMDAKFNGVQEFLEKSSRSNSRWTEHHRVFDQFFYHPDFEESET; the protein is encoded by the coding sequence ATGAAAGGGGTCTACGTGGGCGAAATGGTTGAGGACCAGGCAATAGACGGCGTCTTCCTGGTGAGCGAAAAGCGCATGGCCGAGACCCGCTCGGGAGCTCCATATCTCAGGTTGAGACTTTCTGATCGGACCGGTGAGATCGAGGGGAGAGTCTGGGAACAGGCATTTGAGACCGCAAAGGCCTTCGAGAGGGACGATTTTGTCAGAGTCAAGGGCCGGGTGAGCAGGTACCAGGACACGTTGCAGATTTCCATCCGCCACATCCAGCGCCTCTGCGGCACTTCGGTTGATCCCTCCGACTTTCTTCCGAGAAGCAACCGGGACATTGAGGGCATGTGGGATGAACTCAGAACCGTTGCGAGGGGTGTGGAAAACCGGGACCTACGGGAACTACTCGACGCTTTCTTTGGTGATCCGGAATTCGCTTCGAGCTTCAAGAGAGCACCGGCTGCCAAGAAACTCCACCATGTCTATATCGGGGGCCTTCTCGAACATACCCTCAATCTGTGCCGCTTGGCGCTCGCCGTGAGTGAGATCTACGAAGGATTGAACAGGGACGTGTTGATCGCCGGGGCTATCCTCCACGACATCGGCAAGGTCCAAGAGCTCACCTCTGAGAGATCCTTCGACTATTCCGACCAGGGGCGCCTTCTCGGCCATCTCGTGATAGGAGTCGAGATGCTGGATGAGAAGATCGCCGGCCTGGAGAGTTTCTCCGAAGAATTGGCCCTGATTTTGAAACACATGATCCTCAGTCATCACGGGCAGTATGCCTGGGGTTCGCCCAAGAGGCCGAAGACCCTGGAGGCCATCGTCCTCCATCATCTCGATGACATGGACGCTAAGTTCAACGGGGTCCAGGAGTTTCTCGAGAAATCGAGCCGCTCAAACTCGCGCTGGACGGAACACCACCGGGTGTTTGATCAGTTTTTCTACCACCCGGATTTTGAGGAGAGCGAAACTTGA
- a CDS encoding transposase — protein sequence MSRPLRIEYRDAWYHVLNRGRRGEVAFAGEGDYARFIDLLKEARDMWNLRIAAYCLMPNHYHLLVQTPEANISRCMRHIDGVYTQRFNRVHDCDGQVFRGRYRSILIEADAYLLQLVRYIHRNPVRAGLTQDPDGYTWSSHKGYLSADDGWKWLYKEYVLSMLSTHKSERLRRYCEFMSVSDEKDERLDRLFKGKKVPSVLGSEGFVDSIRNRFFTEKLNEEIPESKRLAPEPDRIKEVVCEHYRIDRGVLFSTRRGVFNEPRSVAIYLCRRLRGDSLKEIGENFEVPKYTTVSGIFRRTKRRVAEDPRLRERVEGVLSSLRKTQNET from the coding sequence ATGTCCAGACCGTTGAGAATAGAGTACAGGGACGCATGGTATCATGTCTTGAATCGTGGGAGGCGGGGTGAGGTCGCTTTTGCCGGTGAAGGGGATTATGCTCGGTTTATCGACCTCCTCAAAGAGGCCAGGGATATGTGGAATCTGCGGATAGCCGCCTACTGTTTGATGCCGAATCACTACCATCTTCTCGTCCAGACACCGGAAGCCAATATATCTAGATGCATGCGTCATATAGATGGGGTCTACACCCAGCGTTTCAACAGGGTTCACGATTGTGACGGGCAGGTGTTTCGGGGCCGGTACAGATCGATTCTGATAGAGGCTGATGCTTATCTGCTGCAGTTGGTCAGATATATTCATCGAAATCCAGTGCGGGCCGGACTGACGCAAGATCCAGATGGATATACCTGGAGTAGCCATAAGGGATACCTTTCGGCAGATGACGGGTGGAAGTGGCTTTACAAGGAGTACGTTCTTTCTATGCTCTCCACGCACAAGTCAGAAAGGCTGAGACGATACTGCGAGTTTATGTCAGTATCTGATGAAAAGGATGAGCGGCTAGATAGATTGTTCAAAGGTAAGAAGGTGCCTTCAGTTCTCGGCTCCGAGGGTTTTGTCGATTCGATAAGGAATCGGTTTTTCACAGAGAAACTGAATGAAGAGATACCCGAATCGAAGCGACTGGCACCTGAACCGGATCGAATCAAAGAGGTGGTATGTGAGCACTATAGGATCGATCGAGGCGTTTTGTTTTCAACGAGGAGGGGGGTCTTCAACGAGCCAAGAAGTGTTGCCATCTATCTTTGTCGGCGCTTGCGAGGGGACAGCTTGAAAGAGATAGGCGAAAATTTCGAGGTTCCCAAATACACTACCGTGAGTGGTATCTTCAGGAGAACGAAGCGGCGGGTTGCCGAAGATCCGAGGTTGAGGGAGAGGGTTGAGGGAGTCCTTTCTTCCCTGAGAAAGACCCAAAACGAGACTTGA
- the thiL gene encoding thiamine-phosphate kinase, which translates to MGKTEITEIGEFGLIRRIRKRYSRASPFVLSGIGDDAAALRFPPGHSVLVTTDTLVENVHFSRQSTLPYLLGVKSLAVNLSDLAAMGGTPRFFLLSLGIPKGLSLSFVERFFQGIGESAETYGVLLVGGDITAAANLVITGVAIGHSPPGEMVCRGGAQPGDRIYVTGPLGDSALGLEILRQRGLRPRDFTYRGEIRGRDGDLLGLVRKHLAPVPQVLKGRKIAESGCASAMIDISDGLLADLGHIMEESRVGARVWVEKVPRSEAFERWASHYHHSPMDLVLAGGEDYELVFTAPRDLLEGDPSCARLDGLPVHPIGEVTARAGNLTLVGGDQKPYHPAGLGYDHFRDRTRRK; encoded by the coding sequence ATGGGAAAGACCGAAATCACAGAGATCGGCGAATTCGGACTGATCCGGAGAATCCGGAAGAGGTACTCGAGGGCTTCGCCCTTTGTTCTGTCCGGGATCGGAGATGACGCGGCTGCTCTCCGGTTCCCCCCGGGCCATTCGGTCCTTGTCACAACGGACACGCTCGTCGAGAACGTACACTTCAGCCGCCAGTCGACTCTGCCCTACCTTCTCGGTGTGAAATCCCTGGCCGTCAATCTCAGTGACCTGGCTGCAATGGGAGGTACGCCTCGGTTCTTCCTCCTCTCGTTGGGGATTCCCAAAGGTCTTTCACTCTCTTTTGTAGAGCGCTTTTTCCAGGGGATCGGCGAGTCGGCGGAGACCTACGGTGTTCTGCTTGTGGGTGGGGACATTACGGCTGCGGCGAACCTCGTGATCACCGGGGTGGCCATCGGTCACAGCCCCCCCGGGGAGATGGTCTGCCGAGGAGGGGCTCAACCCGGGGACCGTATCTACGTGACGGGCCCCCTCGGGGATTCGGCCCTTGGTCTGGAGATCCTTCGCCAAAGGGGGTTGAGACCGAGGGATTTCACCTACAGGGGCGAGATCAGGGGAAGGGACGGAGATCTTCTGGGGCTTGTCCGGAAGCACCTGGCGCCGGTCCCACAGGTTCTCAAGGGAAGAAAGATCGCCGAGTCGGGGTGTGCGAGCGCGATGATCGATATCAGCGATGGGCTTCTGGCGGATCTGGGGCACATAATGGAGGAGAGTCGAGTGGGAGCGCGGGTTTGGGTCGAGAAAGTACCCCGGTCCGAGGCCTTTGAAAGATGGGCGTCCCACTACCATCACAGTCCCATGGATCTGGTTCTGGCAGGGGGGGAGGACTATGAACTGGTTTTCACGGCTCCCCGGGACCTCCTTGAAGGGGACCCGAGCTGCGCACGACTCGATGGTCTTCCGGTCCACCCGATAGGCGAGGTGACGGCTCGTGCCGGGAATCTTACCCTTGTCGGAGGGGATCAAAAGCCGTACCACCCTGCTGGTCTGGGGTACGACCATTTCAGGGACAGGACGAGGAGGAAGTGA
- the dapB gene encoding 4-hydroxy-tetrahydrodipicolinate reductase: MVKAIVVGAGGRMGKRIIHTILQTPGITLAGAVEKEGHPAVGRDVGELAGEGGVGVFVESDLDRVAGLGEVIVDFTIPEVSMKSLETAVRGRMALVIGTTGFSSDQVERIRAEGSRTRCVVAPNMSVGVNVMFKIVEEAARALGPDYDVEIIEAHHRFKRDAPSGTAMKLGERIARALGRDLERVAVWGRKGMVGERKPAEIGIAAVRAGDIVGDHTVVFGGIGERLELTHRAHSRDNFARGAVKAALWVVKQPEGLYDMQDVLGLRERRERA; this comes from the coding sequence ATGGTCAAGGCGATCGTTGTAGGAGCCGGCGGAAGGATGGGGAAGAGGATAATCCATACGATCCTCCAGACTCCAGGAATCACCCTGGCGGGGGCCGTGGAGAAGGAGGGCCACCCCGCAGTGGGAAGGGATGTGGGTGAGCTTGCAGGAGAGGGTGGAGTAGGGGTGTTTGTCGAATCCGACCTCGACCGTGTGGCCGGATTGGGAGAGGTCATCGTGGATTTCACCATCCCTGAGGTCTCCATGAAGAGTCTGGAGACTGCAGTCCGAGGCCGGATGGCACTGGTTATCGGCACCACCGGGTTCTCTTCGGACCAGGTGGAGCGGATCAGAGCCGAGGGGAGCAGGACTCGGTGTGTGGTGGCTCCCAACATGAGTGTGGGGGTAAACGTCATGTTCAAGATCGTCGAAGAGGCGGCCAGGGCCTTGGGACCCGACTACGACGTGGAGATCATCGAGGCCCATCACCGCTTCAAGAGGGATGCCCCCAGCGGAACGGCCATGAAGCTCGGCGAGAGGATCGCGAGGGCTCTGGGAAGGGACCTCGAAAGGGTTGCGGTTTGGGGCAGGAAGGGCATGGTGGGAGAAAGAAAGCCCGCCGAGATCGGCATAGCGGCCGTCCGCGCGGGGGACATCGTGGGGGATCATACCGTAGTGTTTGGAGGGATCGGGGAACGGCTGGAGTTGACCCACCGGGCACACAGCCGGGACAACTTCGCCCGGGGCGCCGTCAAGGCGGCTCTCTGGGTGGTCAAACAGCCCGAGGGCCTCTATGATATGCAAGACGTCCTCGGCTTGAGAGAGAGAAGGGAAAGAGCATGA
- the maf gene encoding septum formation protein Maf, whose product MMDRPLILASASPRRRALLESVGIEIEVVPSSVEEVLKGKEDPRSHVLRLATEKVEDVAARFWDRWIIGADTVVVARGEILGKPQCPEEAEHMLSLLSGRYHRVLTGYVITRKREPAFASGVVETRVKVKDLSPSEIKWYVRTGEPFGKAGGYAIQGAGAFMVERIEGSYTNVVGLPLCQVLESLRALGAIDWSTRHEHQGRPQDESD is encoded by the coding sequence CTGATGGATAGGCCATTGATCCTGGCATCTGCCTCTCCCAGACGGCGGGCTCTCCTTGAGAGCGTCGGGATTGAAATCGAGGTCGTACCGAGCAGCGTCGAGGAGGTTCTGAAAGGGAAGGAGGATCCAAGGAGCCACGTGCTGCGCCTGGCAACGGAGAAGGTGGAGGATGTGGCCGCTCGTTTCTGGGACAGGTGGATTATCGGCGCGGATACGGTCGTCGTGGCCCGTGGAGAGATCCTCGGAAAACCTCAATGCCCAGAGGAAGCCGAACACATGCTCTCTCTTCTGAGCGGCAGATACCACCGGGTGTTGACCGGATACGTCATTACCAGGAAGAGGGAGCCGGCTTTTGCCAGCGGGGTCGTGGAGACAAGAGTGAAAGTGAAAGACCTCAGCCCGAGCGAGATCAAGTGGTACGTCCGGACAGGTGAGCCCTTTGGCAAGGCCGGAGGGTATGCCATCCAGGGTGCAGGGGCCTTCATGGTCGAGAGAATCGAAGGATCCTACACGAATGTGGTGGGCCTTCCCCTCTGCCAGGTCTTGGAGTCCCTCCGTGCCTTGGGAGCGATCGACTGGAGTACCCGGCACGAACACCAAGGGAGGCCGCAAGATGAGTCTGATTAG
- the lysA gene encoding diaminopimelate decarboxylase yields the protein MHFFDYRKDLLHCESVPVDAVAQKVGTPFYLYSFATMERHFRVFDDAFRSVPHLVCYSLKANSNLALIRIFERMGGGADVVSGGELFRALRAGVRPASIVFSGVGKTSGEIHYALEKRILMLNAESSQELAAVDDQAGRLGVRAPVALRINPDVDPKTHPHIATGLRENKFGIEFGRALSHFKMAKSLKNLEVVGVDCHIGSQLVEVGPFVEALKRLKDLVAALEQENIRIRYLDLGGGLGITYGSEAPPLPSEYAQAILKETEDLDVTLVFEPGRVIVGNAGILVTRVIYTKETSEKFFVIVDAGMNDFIRPSLYGSFQAILPVERRPGREVVADVVGPICESSDFFAKGRTIVEPKQGDLLAVMSAGAYGLSMASNYNSRPRVCEVLVKGSTPYLIRQRETYEDLIRGEEIPDFLH from the coding sequence GTGCACTTTTTCGACTATCGCAAAGACCTGCTCCATTGCGAGTCAGTTCCAGTTGACGCCGTCGCCCAGAAGGTGGGGACCCCTTTCTATCTCTACAGCTTTGCCACGATGGAGCGCCATTTCCGTGTCTTTGACGATGCCTTTCGGTCCGTCCCCCACCTTGTCTGCTATTCCCTGAAGGCCAACTCGAATCTTGCGCTCATACGGATCTTTGAAAGGATGGGAGGCGGCGCCGACGTGGTGTCCGGAGGGGAGCTTTTCCGTGCTCTCCGGGCGGGCGTCCGACCTGCCAGTATCGTCTTTTCAGGTGTCGGAAAGACCTCGGGTGAAATCCACTACGCCCTGGAGAAGCGGATTCTCATGTTGAACGCCGAGTCATCGCAGGAGCTTGCCGCCGTGGATGATCAGGCCGGTAGGCTGGGAGTGCGGGCGCCTGTGGCACTGCGCATCAACCCGGACGTCGACCCGAAGACGCATCCCCATATCGCCACAGGGCTCAGGGAAAACAAGTTCGGCATTGAGTTCGGCCGGGCCCTTTCCCATTTCAAGATGGCGAAAAGCCTGAAAAACCTCGAGGTCGTCGGGGTCGACTGTCATATCGGGTCCCAGTTGGTCGAAGTCGGGCCTTTTGTAGAGGCATTGAAGAGATTGAAGGACCTGGTGGCCGCCCTGGAACAGGAAAACATCAGGATCCGCTATCTCGATCTCGGCGGGGGCCTGGGCATCACTTACGGGTCCGAGGCACCGCCTCTTCCCTCGGAATACGCCCAGGCGATTCTGAAGGAGACCGAGGACCTTGACGTCACCCTCGTCTTTGAACCCGGCCGGGTAATCGTAGGAAACGCGGGGATCCTGGTTACACGGGTGATATATACCAAGGAGACCTCCGAGAAGTTCTTCGTTATCGTCGATGCGGGAATGAACGACTTCATACGCCCCTCCCTGTACGGGTCATTCCAGGCCATTCTGCCCGTCGAGAGGCGGCCGGGAAGGGAAGTAGTGGCCGACGTGGTGGGACCCATCTGCGAATCCAGCGACTTTTTTGCCAAGGGGAGGACCATCGTCGAGCCCAAGCAGGGGGATCTTCTTGCCGTCATGAGTGCCGGGGCCTACGGGTTGTCAATGGCCTCCAACTACAACTCCCGGCCCAGGGTCTGCGAGGTCTTGGTAAAGGGTTCCACCCCCTATCTCATTCGCCAGAGAGAGACCTACGAGGATCTGATACGGGGTGAAGAGATCCCGGATTTCCTCCACTAG